One Vidua chalybeata isolate OUT-0048 chromosome 13, bVidCha1 merged haplotype, whole genome shotgun sequence genomic window carries:
- the MTMR10 gene encoding myotubularin-related protein 10 isoform X1, translated as MFSLKQPKPTFKSYLLPQADDNIASEPRIKKLEPVLLPAATHHVIGEGNPLFIEAPLCSSAPGEIVVNEVNFVRKCIATDTSQYDLWGKLVCTNFKISFITDDPMPLQKFHYKNLLLGEHDVPLTCIEQIVTVNDTKRKQKVLGPNQKLKFNPTELIIYCKDFRIVRFHFDEAGPESAKKVCLAIAHYSQPTDLQLLFAFEYVGEIYHNPAKKVNGIDPGGGGGGISSASGQQTPLFETYSDWDREIKRTGASEWRVCSVNEGYMISTCLPEYFVVPSSLADQDLKLYSYSFIGRRMPLWSWNHPNGSALVRMANIKDVLQQRRIDQRICNAITRSHPLRSDVYKSDLDKCLPNIQEIQAAHNKLKQLCVDDPFDETEEKWLSSLENTRWLEYVRAFLKHSAELVYMMECKHVSVVLQEEEGRDLSCLAASLIQVMLDPYFRTIVGFQSLIQKEWVMAGYQFLDRCNHLKRSDKESPLFLMFLDCVWQLLEQYPAAFEFSEVYLTVLYDSARISLFGTFLFNCPHQRVKESTEFAISKNIQLGDEKGLRFPCVWDWSLQFTSQDRLLFHNPLFIGKSTPSVHNGAVRTFKRSKKNYSSTLRGVPPALKNGIIGEQEFLPRRNSLILKLKPEFFQSAEGQSHSMEQYFRDWFAKPVDLHGVILPHLSGTQIKLWKLCYFRWVPEAQINHGGSITAFHRVSLLADEVDMLNRSLRQYKSKSSLQGHCSELDQSRMYFRANGLNDTSGAPDFLSSSFPFSPVGNLCRRSILGTPLSKFLSGAKIWLSTETLANED; from the exons gctgaTGACAATATAGCATCAGAACCAAGGATTAAAAAACTGGAACCAGTACTTTTACCAG ctgcaacACATCACGTGATAGGAGAAGGAAATCCACTGTTCATTGAGGCACCCTTGTGCAGTAGTGCCCCAG gTGAAATTGTGGTGAACGAAGTAAATTTTGTAAGGAAGTGCATTGCAACAGACACGAGCCAGTATGATCTGTGGGGCAAGCTGGTTTGCACTAACTTCAAGATTTCCTTTATTACAGATGACCCAATGCCACTGCAG AAATTCCATTATAAAAACCTCCTCCTTGGTGAACACGATGTCCCACTCACATGCATCGAGCAGATTGTCACAG TGAATGATAccaagaggaagcagaaggtCCTTGGTCCCaatcaaaaactgaaatttaatccaactgaattaataatttattgcaAAGACTTCCGTATTGTCAGGTTTCATTTTGATGAAGCAGGTCCTGAAAGTGCAAAAAAG GTGTGCCTTGCAATAGCTCATTATTCTCAGCCAACGGATCTTCAGCTTCTCTTTGCATTTGAGTATGTTGGGGAAATATATCATAATCCAG CAAAGAAGGTGAATGGCATAGACccaggaggtggtggtggtggcatcAGCAGTGCCAGTGGTCAACAGACTCCTCTGTTTGAAACTTACTCGGATTGGGATAGAGAAATCAAAAGGACAGGTGCATCCGAGTGGAGAGTGTGCTCAGTCAATGAAGGTTATATGATCTCCACTTG CCTTCCAGAATATTTTGTGGTTCCGTCTTCCTTAGCAGATCAAGACCTGAAGCTGTACTCCTACTCCTTCATTGGGAGGCGAATGCCA TTATGGTCCTGGAATCACCCAAACGGGAGCGCCCTTGTGAGAATGGCCAACATTAAAGATGTATTGCAGCAGCGAAGAATTGATCAAAG GATTTGTAATGCCATAACTCGAAGCCATCCCCTGAGAAGTGATGTTTACAAATCTGACCTAGACAAGTGTCTCCCCAACATCCAGGAAATCCAGGCTGCACACAACAAACTCAAACAGCTCTGTGTCGATG ACCCTTTTGATGAAACTGAAGAGAAGTGGCTGTCCTCCCTGGAAAACACTCGCTGGTTAGAGTACGTTAG AGCCTTTCTTAAGCATTCTGCTGAGCTTGTCTACATGATGGAGTGTAAGCACGTTTCTGTAGTTCTACAAG AGGAAGAGGGACGGGACCTGAGCTGTCTTGCTGCTTCTCTCATTCAAGTCATGCTGGATCCCTATTTTCGAACAATTGTTGGATTTCAAAGCCTAATACAGAAGGAATGGGTCATGGCAGGATATCAATTTTTGGATAGGTGTAACCACTTAAAGAGATCTGACAAAGAG tcTCCTTTGTTCTTGATGTTCCTTGACTGCgtttggcagctgctggaacAATACCCAGCAGCCTTCGAGTTCTCTGAGGTGTACCTGACCGTCCTGTACGACAGCGCCCGCATCTCCTTGTTCGGCACCTTCCTCTTCAACTGCCCTCACCAGCGAGTCAAGGAAAGCACT GAATTTGCTATAAGCAAAAATATTCAGCTGGGTGATGAGAAAGGCCTCAGGTTTCCGTGTGTTTGGGACTGGTCTCTTCAGTTCACGAGCCAGGACCGGCTGCTGTTCCACAACCCGCTGTTCATCGGGAAGAGCACGCCCAGCGTGCACAATGGGGCCGTCCGGACCTTCAAGCGCTCCAAG aaaaactACAGCTCCACATTGCGAGGTGTCCCCCCAGCACTAAAAAACGGAATCATCGGTGAGCAGGAGTTCCTTCCAAGAAGAAACTCTCTGATACTAAAATTGAAGCCAGAGTTTTTCCAGtcagcagaggggcagagccACAGTATGGAGCAGTACTTCAGAGACTGGTTTGCAAAGCCCGTTGATTTGCATGGCGTCATTCTGCCCCATCTCTCTGGAACACAAATAAAACTGTGGAAACTCTGCTACTTCCGCTGGGTTCCTGAGGCGCAGATCAACCATGGGGGCTCCATCACCGCCTTCCACAGAGTTTCTCTGCTGGCGGATGAGGTGGACATGTTAAACCGCAGCCTGCGGCAGTACAAGAGCAAGTCCTCCTTGCAAGGCCACTGCTCAGAACTGGATCAAAGCAGGATGTACTTCAGAGCAAATGGTTTAAATGACACCTCAGGTGCCCCAGACTTTCTCTCCTCctcattcccattttctcctgtaGGGAACCTATGCAGACGGAGCATTTTGGGTACACCTTTAAGCAAATTTTTAAGTGGTGCCAAAATCTGGCTATCCACCGAGACGCTTGCAAATGAAGACTGA
- the MTMR10 gene encoding myotubularin-related protein 10 isoform X4, which produces MSMQRHYSEVFWADTKPVCCWGPSCGAALSAEFDMAKWCFMVDALYLYNGCKADDNIASEPRIKKLEPVLLPGEIVVNEVNFVRKCIATDTSQYDLWGKLVCTNFKISFITDDPMPLQKFHYKNLLLGEHDVPLTCIEQIVTVNDTKRKQKVLGPNQKLKFNPTELIIYCKDFRIVRFHFDEAGPESAKKVCLAIAHYSQPTDLQLLFAFEYVGEIYHNPAKKVNGIDPGGGGGGISSASGQQTPLFETYSDWDREIKRTGASEWRVCSVNEGYMISTCLPEYFVVPSSLADQDLKLYSYSFIGRRMPLWSWNHPNGSALVRMANIKDVLQQRRIDQRICNAITRSHPLRSDVYKSDLDKCLPNIQEIQAAHNKLKQLCVDDPFDETEEKWLSSLENTRWLEYVRAFLKHSAELVYMMECKHVSVVLQEEEGRDLSCLAASLIQVMLDPYFRTIVGFQSLIQKEWVMAGYQFLDRCNHLKRSDKESPLFLMFLDCVWQLLEQYPAAFEFSEVYLTVLYDSARISLFGTFLFNCPHQRVKESTEFAISKNIQLGDEKGLRFPCVWDWSLQFTSQDRLLFHNPLFIGKSTPSVHNGAVRTFKRSKKNYSSTLRGVPPALKNGIIGEQEFLPRRNSLILKLKPEFFQSAEGQSHSMEQYFRDWFAKPVDLHGVILPHLSGTQIKLWKLCYFRWVPEAQINHGGSITAFHRVSLLADEVDMLNRSLRQYKSKSSLQGHCSELDQSRMYFRANGLNDTSGAPDFLSSSFPFSPVGNLCRRSILGTPLSKFLSGAKIWLSTETLANED; this is translated from the exons gctgaTGACAATATAGCATCAGAACCAAGGATTAAAAAACTGGAACCAGTACTTTTACCAG gTGAAATTGTGGTGAACGAAGTAAATTTTGTAAGGAAGTGCATTGCAACAGACACGAGCCAGTATGATCTGTGGGGCAAGCTGGTTTGCACTAACTTCAAGATTTCCTTTATTACAGATGACCCAATGCCACTGCAG AAATTCCATTATAAAAACCTCCTCCTTGGTGAACACGATGTCCCACTCACATGCATCGAGCAGATTGTCACAG TGAATGATAccaagaggaagcagaaggtCCTTGGTCCCaatcaaaaactgaaatttaatccaactgaattaataatttattgcaAAGACTTCCGTATTGTCAGGTTTCATTTTGATGAAGCAGGTCCTGAAAGTGCAAAAAAG GTGTGCCTTGCAATAGCTCATTATTCTCAGCCAACGGATCTTCAGCTTCTCTTTGCATTTGAGTATGTTGGGGAAATATATCATAATCCAG CAAAGAAGGTGAATGGCATAGACccaggaggtggtggtggtggcatcAGCAGTGCCAGTGGTCAACAGACTCCTCTGTTTGAAACTTACTCGGATTGGGATAGAGAAATCAAAAGGACAGGTGCATCCGAGTGGAGAGTGTGCTCAGTCAATGAAGGTTATATGATCTCCACTTG CCTTCCAGAATATTTTGTGGTTCCGTCTTCCTTAGCAGATCAAGACCTGAAGCTGTACTCCTACTCCTTCATTGGGAGGCGAATGCCA TTATGGTCCTGGAATCACCCAAACGGGAGCGCCCTTGTGAGAATGGCCAACATTAAAGATGTATTGCAGCAGCGAAGAATTGATCAAAG GATTTGTAATGCCATAACTCGAAGCCATCCCCTGAGAAGTGATGTTTACAAATCTGACCTAGACAAGTGTCTCCCCAACATCCAGGAAATCCAGGCTGCACACAACAAACTCAAACAGCTCTGTGTCGATG ACCCTTTTGATGAAACTGAAGAGAAGTGGCTGTCCTCCCTGGAAAACACTCGCTGGTTAGAGTACGTTAG AGCCTTTCTTAAGCATTCTGCTGAGCTTGTCTACATGATGGAGTGTAAGCACGTTTCTGTAGTTCTACAAG AGGAAGAGGGACGGGACCTGAGCTGTCTTGCTGCTTCTCTCATTCAAGTCATGCTGGATCCCTATTTTCGAACAATTGTTGGATTTCAAAGCCTAATACAGAAGGAATGGGTCATGGCAGGATATCAATTTTTGGATAGGTGTAACCACTTAAAGAGATCTGACAAAGAG tcTCCTTTGTTCTTGATGTTCCTTGACTGCgtttggcagctgctggaacAATACCCAGCAGCCTTCGAGTTCTCTGAGGTGTACCTGACCGTCCTGTACGACAGCGCCCGCATCTCCTTGTTCGGCACCTTCCTCTTCAACTGCCCTCACCAGCGAGTCAAGGAAAGCACT GAATTTGCTATAAGCAAAAATATTCAGCTGGGTGATGAGAAAGGCCTCAGGTTTCCGTGTGTTTGGGACTGGTCTCTTCAGTTCACGAGCCAGGACCGGCTGCTGTTCCACAACCCGCTGTTCATCGGGAAGAGCACGCCCAGCGTGCACAATGGGGCCGTCCGGACCTTCAAGCGCTCCAAG aaaaactACAGCTCCACATTGCGAGGTGTCCCCCCAGCACTAAAAAACGGAATCATCGGTGAGCAGGAGTTCCTTCCAAGAAGAAACTCTCTGATACTAAAATTGAAGCCAGAGTTTTTCCAGtcagcagaggggcagagccACAGTATGGAGCAGTACTTCAGAGACTGGTTTGCAAAGCCCGTTGATTTGCATGGCGTCATTCTGCCCCATCTCTCTGGAACACAAATAAAACTGTGGAAACTCTGCTACTTCCGCTGGGTTCCTGAGGCGCAGATCAACCATGGGGGCTCCATCACCGCCTTCCACAGAGTTTCTCTGCTGGCGGATGAGGTGGACATGTTAAACCGCAGCCTGCGGCAGTACAAGAGCAAGTCCTCCTTGCAAGGCCACTGCTCAGAACTGGATCAAAGCAGGATGTACTTCAGAGCAAATGGTTTAAATGACACCTCAGGTGCCCCAGACTTTCTCTCCTCctcattcccattttctcctgtaGGGAACCTATGCAGACGGAGCATTTTGGGTACACCTTTAAGCAAATTTTTAAGTGGTGCCAAAATCTGGCTATCCACCGAGACGCTTGCAAATGAAGACTGA
- the MTMR10 gene encoding myotubularin-related protein 10 isoform X3: MPLQKFHYKNLLLGEHDVPLTCIEQIVTVNDTKRKQKVLGPNQKLKFNPTELIIYCKDFRIVRFHFDEAGPESAKKVCLAIAHYSQPTDLQLLFAFEYVGEIYHNPAKKVNGIDPGGGGGGISSASGQQTPLFETYSDWDREIKRTGASEWRVCSVNEGYMISTCLPEYFVVPSSLADQDLKLYSYSFIGRRMPLWSWNHPNGSALVRMANIKDVLQQRRIDQRICNAITRSHPLRSDVYKSDLDKCLPNIQEIQAAHNKLKQLCVDDPFDETEEKWLSSLENTRWLEYVRAFLKHSAELVYMMECKHVSVVLQEEEGRDLSCLAASLIQVMLDPYFRTIVGFQSLIQKEWVMAGYQFLDRCNHLKRSDKESPLFLMFLDCVWQLLEQYPAAFEFSEVYLTVLYDSARISLFGTFLFNCPHQRVKESTEFAISKNIQLGDEKGLRFPCVWDWSLQFTSQDRLLFHNPLFIGKSTPSVHNGAVRTFKRSKKNYSSTLRGVPPALKNGIIGEQEFLPRRNSLILKLKPEFFQSAEGQSHSMEQYFRDWFAKPVDLHGVILPHLSGTQIKLWKLCYFRWVPEAQINHGGSITAFHRVSLLADEVDMLNRSLRQYKSKSSLQGHCSELDQSRMYFRANGLNDTSGAPDFLSSSFPFSPVGNLCRRSILGTPLSKFLSGAKIWLSTETLANED; the protein is encoded by the exons ATGCCACTGCAG AAATTCCATTATAAAAACCTCCTCCTTGGTGAACACGATGTCCCACTCACATGCATCGAGCAGATTGTCACAG TGAATGATAccaagaggaagcagaaggtCCTTGGTCCCaatcaaaaactgaaatttaatccaactgaattaataatttattgcaAAGACTTCCGTATTGTCAGGTTTCATTTTGATGAAGCAGGTCCTGAAAGTGCAAAAAAG GTGTGCCTTGCAATAGCTCATTATTCTCAGCCAACGGATCTTCAGCTTCTCTTTGCATTTGAGTATGTTGGGGAAATATATCATAATCCAG CAAAGAAGGTGAATGGCATAGACccaggaggtggtggtggtggcatcAGCAGTGCCAGTGGTCAACAGACTCCTCTGTTTGAAACTTACTCGGATTGGGATAGAGAAATCAAAAGGACAGGTGCATCCGAGTGGAGAGTGTGCTCAGTCAATGAAGGTTATATGATCTCCACTTG CCTTCCAGAATATTTTGTGGTTCCGTCTTCCTTAGCAGATCAAGACCTGAAGCTGTACTCCTACTCCTTCATTGGGAGGCGAATGCCA TTATGGTCCTGGAATCACCCAAACGGGAGCGCCCTTGTGAGAATGGCCAACATTAAAGATGTATTGCAGCAGCGAAGAATTGATCAAAG GATTTGTAATGCCATAACTCGAAGCCATCCCCTGAGAAGTGATGTTTACAAATCTGACCTAGACAAGTGTCTCCCCAACATCCAGGAAATCCAGGCTGCACACAACAAACTCAAACAGCTCTGTGTCGATG ACCCTTTTGATGAAACTGAAGAGAAGTGGCTGTCCTCCCTGGAAAACACTCGCTGGTTAGAGTACGTTAG AGCCTTTCTTAAGCATTCTGCTGAGCTTGTCTACATGATGGAGTGTAAGCACGTTTCTGTAGTTCTACAAG AGGAAGAGGGACGGGACCTGAGCTGTCTTGCTGCTTCTCTCATTCAAGTCATGCTGGATCCCTATTTTCGAACAATTGTTGGATTTCAAAGCCTAATACAGAAGGAATGGGTCATGGCAGGATATCAATTTTTGGATAGGTGTAACCACTTAAAGAGATCTGACAAAGAG tcTCCTTTGTTCTTGATGTTCCTTGACTGCgtttggcagctgctggaacAATACCCAGCAGCCTTCGAGTTCTCTGAGGTGTACCTGACCGTCCTGTACGACAGCGCCCGCATCTCCTTGTTCGGCACCTTCCTCTTCAACTGCCCTCACCAGCGAGTCAAGGAAAGCACT GAATTTGCTATAAGCAAAAATATTCAGCTGGGTGATGAGAAAGGCCTCAGGTTTCCGTGTGTTTGGGACTGGTCTCTTCAGTTCACGAGCCAGGACCGGCTGCTGTTCCACAACCCGCTGTTCATCGGGAAGAGCACGCCCAGCGTGCACAATGGGGCCGTCCGGACCTTCAAGCGCTCCAAG aaaaactACAGCTCCACATTGCGAGGTGTCCCCCCAGCACTAAAAAACGGAATCATCGGTGAGCAGGAGTTCCTTCCAAGAAGAAACTCTCTGATACTAAAATTGAAGCCAGAGTTTTTCCAGtcagcagaggggcagagccACAGTATGGAGCAGTACTTCAGAGACTGGTTTGCAAAGCCCGTTGATTTGCATGGCGTCATTCTGCCCCATCTCTCTGGAACACAAATAAAACTGTGGAAACTCTGCTACTTCCGCTGGGTTCCTGAGGCGCAGATCAACCATGGGGGCTCCATCACCGCCTTCCACAGAGTTTCTCTGCTGGCGGATGAGGTGGACATGTTAAACCGCAGCCTGCGGCAGTACAAGAGCAAGTCCTCCTTGCAAGGCCACTGCTCAGAACTGGATCAAAGCAGGATGTACTTCAGAGCAAATGGTTTAAATGACACCTCAGGTGCCCCAGACTTTCTCTCCTCctcattcccattttctcctgtaGGGAACCTATGCAGACGGAGCATTTTGGGTACACCTTTAAGCAAATTTTTAAGTGGTGCCAAAATCTGGCTATCCACCGAGACGCTTGCAAATGAAGACTGA
- the MTMR10 gene encoding myotubularin-related protein 10 isoform X2, whose product MFSLKQPKPTFKSYLLPQADDNIASEPRIKKLEPVLLPGEIVVNEVNFVRKCIATDTSQYDLWGKLVCTNFKISFITDDPMPLQKFHYKNLLLGEHDVPLTCIEQIVTVNDTKRKQKVLGPNQKLKFNPTELIIYCKDFRIVRFHFDEAGPESAKKVCLAIAHYSQPTDLQLLFAFEYVGEIYHNPAKKVNGIDPGGGGGGISSASGQQTPLFETYSDWDREIKRTGASEWRVCSVNEGYMISTCLPEYFVVPSSLADQDLKLYSYSFIGRRMPLWSWNHPNGSALVRMANIKDVLQQRRIDQRICNAITRSHPLRSDVYKSDLDKCLPNIQEIQAAHNKLKQLCVDDPFDETEEKWLSSLENTRWLEYVRAFLKHSAELVYMMECKHVSVVLQEEEGRDLSCLAASLIQVMLDPYFRTIVGFQSLIQKEWVMAGYQFLDRCNHLKRSDKESPLFLMFLDCVWQLLEQYPAAFEFSEVYLTVLYDSARISLFGTFLFNCPHQRVKESTEFAISKNIQLGDEKGLRFPCVWDWSLQFTSQDRLLFHNPLFIGKSTPSVHNGAVRTFKRSKKNYSSTLRGVPPALKNGIIGEQEFLPRRNSLILKLKPEFFQSAEGQSHSMEQYFRDWFAKPVDLHGVILPHLSGTQIKLWKLCYFRWVPEAQINHGGSITAFHRVSLLADEVDMLNRSLRQYKSKSSLQGHCSELDQSRMYFRANGLNDTSGAPDFLSSSFPFSPVGNLCRRSILGTPLSKFLSGAKIWLSTETLANED is encoded by the exons gctgaTGACAATATAGCATCAGAACCAAGGATTAAAAAACTGGAACCAGTACTTTTACCAG gTGAAATTGTGGTGAACGAAGTAAATTTTGTAAGGAAGTGCATTGCAACAGACACGAGCCAGTATGATCTGTGGGGCAAGCTGGTTTGCACTAACTTCAAGATTTCCTTTATTACAGATGACCCAATGCCACTGCAG AAATTCCATTATAAAAACCTCCTCCTTGGTGAACACGATGTCCCACTCACATGCATCGAGCAGATTGTCACAG TGAATGATAccaagaggaagcagaaggtCCTTGGTCCCaatcaaaaactgaaatttaatccaactgaattaataatttattgcaAAGACTTCCGTATTGTCAGGTTTCATTTTGATGAAGCAGGTCCTGAAAGTGCAAAAAAG GTGTGCCTTGCAATAGCTCATTATTCTCAGCCAACGGATCTTCAGCTTCTCTTTGCATTTGAGTATGTTGGGGAAATATATCATAATCCAG CAAAGAAGGTGAATGGCATAGACccaggaggtggtggtggtggcatcAGCAGTGCCAGTGGTCAACAGACTCCTCTGTTTGAAACTTACTCGGATTGGGATAGAGAAATCAAAAGGACAGGTGCATCCGAGTGGAGAGTGTGCTCAGTCAATGAAGGTTATATGATCTCCACTTG CCTTCCAGAATATTTTGTGGTTCCGTCTTCCTTAGCAGATCAAGACCTGAAGCTGTACTCCTACTCCTTCATTGGGAGGCGAATGCCA TTATGGTCCTGGAATCACCCAAACGGGAGCGCCCTTGTGAGAATGGCCAACATTAAAGATGTATTGCAGCAGCGAAGAATTGATCAAAG GATTTGTAATGCCATAACTCGAAGCCATCCCCTGAGAAGTGATGTTTACAAATCTGACCTAGACAAGTGTCTCCCCAACATCCAGGAAATCCAGGCTGCACACAACAAACTCAAACAGCTCTGTGTCGATG ACCCTTTTGATGAAACTGAAGAGAAGTGGCTGTCCTCCCTGGAAAACACTCGCTGGTTAGAGTACGTTAG AGCCTTTCTTAAGCATTCTGCTGAGCTTGTCTACATGATGGAGTGTAAGCACGTTTCTGTAGTTCTACAAG AGGAAGAGGGACGGGACCTGAGCTGTCTTGCTGCTTCTCTCATTCAAGTCATGCTGGATCCCTATTTTCGAACAATTGTTGGATTTCAAAGCCTAATACAGAAGGAATGGGTCATGGCAGGATATCAATTTTTGGATAGGTGTAACCACTTAAAGAGATCTGACAAAGAG tcTCCTTTGTTCTTGATGTTCCTTGACTGCgtttggcagctgctggaacAATACCCAGCAGCCTTCGAGTTCTCTGAGGTGTACCTGACCGTCCTGTACGACAGCGCCCGCATCTCCTTGTTCGGCACCTTCCTCTTCAACTGCCCTCACCAGCGAGTCAAGGAAAGCACT GAATTTGCTATAAGCAAAAATATTCAGCTGGGTGATGAGAAAGGCCTCAGGTTTCCGTGTGTTTGGGACTGGTCTCTTCAGTTCACGAGCCAGGACCGGCTGCTGTTCCACAACCCGCTGTTCATCGGGAAGAGCACGCCCAGCGTGCACAATGGGGCCGTCCGGACCTTCAAGCGCTCCAAG aaaaactACAGCTCCACATTGCGAGGTGTCCCCCCAGCACTAAAAAACGGAATCATCGGTGAGCAGGAGTTCCTTCCAAGAAGAAACTCTCTGATACTAAAATTGAAGCCAGAGTTTTTCCAGtcagcagaggggcagagccACAGTATGGAGCAGTACTTCAGAGACTGGTTTGCAAAGCCCGTTGATTTGCATGGCGTCATTCTGCCCCATCTCTCTGGAACACAAATAAAACTGTGGAAACTCTGCTACTTCCGCTGGGTTCCTGAGGCGCAGATCAACCATGGGGGCTCCATCACCGCCTTCCACAGAGTTTCTCTGCTGGCGGATGAGGTGGACATGTTAAACCGCAGCCTGCGGCAGTACAAGAGCAAGTCCTCCTTGCAAGGCCACTGCTCAGAACTGGATCAAAGCAGGATGTACTTCAGAGCAAATGGTTTAAATGACACCTCAGGTGCCCCAGACTTTCTCTCCTCctcattcccattttctcctgtaGGGAACCTATGCAGACGGAGCATTTTGGGTACACCTTTAAGCAAATTTTTAAGTGGTGCCAAAATCTGGCTATCCACCGAGACGCTTGCAAATGAAGACTGA